A single window of Leeuwenhoekiella sp. MAR_2009_132 DNA harbors:
- the map gene encoding type I methionyl aminopeptidase, with protein sequence MSITTESELRGMQKISEVVGSTLKLMRAYAKVGMSTKELDDYGGGILQSYGAKSAPFETYGFPGYTCISVNKEAAHGIPSEKKILKEGDLINIDVSAELDGFWSDNGGSFILGKDIHKHQPLVDASKTILSKAISSIKGGVKISEIGYLIETEAKKSGFKVIKNLAGHGVGRSLHEAPENILNYRVKSNRERFKKNTTVAIETFISTKSTVAVELNDGWTLVGNKGGYVTQHEHTILVTDNLPIILTESNEIWN encoded by the coding sequence ATGTCAATAACAACAGAATCAGAATTACGGGGAATGCAAAAAATTAGTGAAGTTGTGGGTTCTACACTAAAACTAATGAGAGCATACGCTAAAGTAGGTATGTCTACAAAAGAATTAGATGACTACGGAGGTGGTATTTTACAAAGTTATGGTGCAAAATCTGCACCCTTTGAAACCTATGGATTTCCGGGTTATACCTGTATTAGCGTAAATAAAGAAGCAGCACACGGAATCCCATCTGAGAAAAAAATACTGAAAGAAGGAGATTTAATTAATATTGATGTCTCTGCAGAACTTGATGGCTTCTGGTCTGACAATGGAGGTTCATTTATACTCGGAAAAGACATTCATAAGCACCAACCGCTTGTAGATGCTTCTAAAACTATTTTAAGTAAAGCAATAAGCAGCATTAAAGGCGGAGTTAAAATTTCGGAAATTGGTTATTTAATAGAAACAGAAGCCAAGAAATCTGGATTTAAAGTAATTAAAAATCTCGCCGGTCACGGTGTGGGTAGAAGTTTACACGAAGCCCCTGAGAACATTTTAAATTACAGGGTTAAAAGTAACCGTGAGCGCTTTAAAAAAAATACCACAGTAGCCATAGAAACGTTTATTTCGACAAAATCTACTGTTGCTGTCGAGCTAAATGACGGTTGGACTCTTGTAGGAAATAAAGGTGGCTATGTAACGCAACACGAGCATACCATTCTTGTTACAGATAATCTGCCTATAATTTTAACCGAATCTAATGAAATCTGGAATTAA
- a CDS encoding helix-turn-helix domain-containing protein yields MEQKNSPKTINSITELHRVLGLPKPTNTLITLIDHSQEREQNDVDNQKMVLNFYNITIKRSFQGQLKYGKSNYDFDEGTLSFLAPNQVLTIDEKGDQNTNGWSLLFHPDLLANTSLSKSIKSYGFFSYSVNEALHLSEKEEGIIENLVQNIRDEYSSTIDLYSQDVIISNIELLLNYCNRFYSRQFITRKMASNDLLANFETKLASYFDTKTQRKLPTVKSIALELNVSSNYLSDMLRTITGQNTQQHIHSKLISTAKEELATTSKSISEIAFQLGFEHSQSFNRLFKNKTDLSPLEYRNSFN; encoded by the coding sequence ATGGAACAAAAGAATAGTCCTAAAACCATAAATTCAATTACCGAACTGCATCGGGTTTTAGGTCTACCTAAACCCACCAATACCTTAATTACACTAATTGATCATTCTCAAGAACGAGAACAAAACGATGTAGATAACCAGAAAATGGTATTGAACTTCTACAATATTACGATTAAACGAAGTTTTCAAGGGCAACTAAAATATGGTAAAAGTAACTATGATTTTGATGAGGGAACACTATCATTTCTTGCGCCTAACCAGGTATTAACAATTGATGAAAAAGGCGATCAAAATACTAACGGCTGGTCTTTACTGTTTCATCCAGATTTATTAGCAAACACGTCTTTATCAAAGTCTATTAAAAGTTATGGCTTCTTTTCTTACAGTGTTAATGAGGCTTTACACCTATCTGAAAAAGAAGAAGGCATAATTGAAAATTTAGTACAGAATATTAGAGATGAGTATAGCTCCACAATTGATTTGTATAGTCAGGATGTTATAATTTCAAATATTGAGCTACTACTTAATTACTGCAATCGTTTTTACAGTAGACAGTTTATAACTCGAAAAATGGCGAGTAATGATTTGCTTGCCAATTTTGAAACTAAACTAGCTAGCTATTTTGATACGAAAACACAAAGAAAACTACCTACAGTTAAAAGTATCGCACTTGAGTTAAACGTTTCTTCAAATTATTTGAGTGATATGTTGAGAACCATCACCGGACAGAATACACAACAGCATATTCACTCTAAATTAATCTCAACTGCAAAAGAAGAGTTGGCGACCACATCTAAATCTATTAGCGAAATTGCTTTTCAGCTTGGTTTTGAACACTCACAATCGTTTAATAGACTTTTCAAAAATAAAACAGATTTATCGCCTTTAGAATACCGTAATTCGTTTAATTAA